AGTTTCCTTGTAGATGCAAAGAAACATCTTTTGGGTGATCCACTAGTTATTGCAGGATCATTTTGTTATGCATTCAGCAATGTTGGAGAGGTTAGCCAAGCCCATGATAATGTTGTAACGCTTTATGATTTCCATCAAAGTTATTTCAGTTTTGTAATTTAGCAGAGTGCTAAAACTTTGCAGTTTTTCTAATGTTCTAGTGCTTGTTAACACACAGGAATTTTGTGTCAAAAAGAAAGAGTTGAAGTCGCAACAATGCTTGGGATTTTTGGGGCGCTGGTCAGTGCTTTTGAGATGCATCCTCTGGATTATCATACGCAAAGGTGGGGTTTCATACGCATGGCTGTGCATCTTTTCTTGATCTATCACTTGCTAGACACAAATGCTCAGCTATAAATTGTTCTATGAGATCAAACTACAGAATGTGTACACAAAGATATTTTAATGGTGCCAAGCTCTGTTTGTGTTGCCATTTCTTACTCTAATCATGTAGCTCAAAAGCATGAAAGTATATGATATAGTTTTACTTCTTGACACTCTCTTATAGCTATTTCTGAGCGGAAGGATCTTGAAGCAGTCATGTGGACTCCCACAGTGGTAGGTTCCttttaacttttaaaatttttaaactagtGATATTTTCTCACAAACTGCATTTTTCTTGCCTCTATACTATCAAAAATACTGGGATCCATTCAATTGAATTGCCTCTGTTATGTTGCAATATTGCCAACCCGGAGATCCAGGTGGCCTGATTAATTGCGTTGTTAAGGAACGCTTCCAATATTGGAAAGTGATGTTTCCAATACTTGAATTGTGAATTGGGATGATACTGCAGCCTGCTAATCTTCCGGTGACTATCGGCAAAGTGATAATTCCAATACCAGCTTGTCTATGAAGAATAACACTTCTCAAACACCCTATTCTTGTTTTCTAGGACAGATAGAAAGCGATGGAGAACCACCTGCACTTCGATTTTCTTAGAACCAAATACCTGAGGATGCACTACCCAAGGTTCAAATCCAAAATCTCTGGTCACTAATCAAAGGACTGTGACCATTGCGTCAAGCCCCAATCAACTTTTTTCGAATATTATCTCTTACTTAGTCATGTTTGCAAACCATTATTCTGGTTTCTTCATGCTATGGTTTCATCAACTGCTTTTATCATCTCACATTTATCAGTCTTGTTGGTAAGAATGAACTCTAATAACTTCATATGGTTGTAGACATTTATTCATCTGTATCAATCAATGATACAAGAAATGCCAACGCAGTCTTTGAATTTAATACTATATTTACTATTGACTATCTCCTCATAAGAGAAGGTAAATACTAATGTCCCACTATTTTGGAGAGAATAAGGAAGTAGACATGAAAGCAACCAACAATTATCTGATTCAATACATCAAGCACCATGCTCAGCATGATGAGACATCAACATAATACAGATTTCTAATTGATACAAACCTATGTATAAATGCTCACATGACAACATGACCCTCTAAAAGACCCTTTCTGTTAAGATATATCTATGAAAAATGTAAGAGAGCGTTAAAAACCAATTCTCTGGAAATCAAGTTTACTATAATGCCAACTTCAGATGACCCAATGGGAATCCTTTGACATGCACTCTGTTCTTTGTTTCAAGTTCATCTAACAAATAAAAATATCACACGACTGATCTGGAGCTTTCTTATTGTGCTCTTAGTTTTCATACTGTGCAGGATATCAGACTGGAAGAAACACAAAGTTGCATATTGGCTGCATGATTTTTCTGTTTTGTTAGCTAATTTTCGAGTTCTGCGTGATGTTTGATCCCCCTATCTTCTTATTCTAACTTCAATAAATCAACAAATGCAAAAGACCAACTCTTCTAGAATTGTTTCTTCTTTTCTGTGCATACCACTGCAAAATATTTTCTGGCAGGAATTGACTGTACGGCTGTTTTATATTTGCCAGATATCTCTATTTCTTGGCTTTGCAGCAGCAACATTTCTGTTCTATACCATTGTTCCTTTTGTCCTAAGGACAGATCCCTAAACGCACATTTTAAATAAACATTTTTCTTGTCCTTATGAAGCATTCTAAAGAGAGAATTGAGTTGGTATTACCAATAGTGTTCAGTAAGTATTCCGACAAGACAGTTCAGTGGACCAACATTATAAGAGCTATATTAGCGTCGAACAAGAAGCACAAATTTTAGCAGCCAACAAAATACTTTACAATTACATAATGCCATGGCTAAAGGATAATGCAATTTGGAAACTTACGGTTATCTCACATGCAGATGAGGAGAGCCACTTTGTTCAATCTCTCCCTTCTCACATTTGACATGTGGGTGGTGATCAATCGCATCCTCTTCTACCACCAACAGTTCATCTTTTCTTTCCTTAGCTCCTTGCCCTCGTAACACTCTGTTATTACTTTGCTGTGATAGCAAGTTGCGAGATTTATTGCAGGTAAATTGGCTATGCTATCTTGCATTTGCTGTTGTGGCCACTGGGTTGATCATCCACTCATTGAACTTCCGTAAGAACCCTTGTTGGTACTCAGCAACCTGGCATATCTAAAACGTTTCTCCTATCTTTTGCTCAAAACAACAGCATATCTAATGCATTTTCTCTAAATGAAAGTGCAATTTCCCGATCACAAGTTCTATATTTATTTCTCCATCACATTTAATGGTTTTATAAGCATTGTATGGATCTAATAACCTCCAATTTCCTTCTTTTTGGTAGTGATACTGGTTCTCCCTATGCAACAGCTGATGGAAATCAGAAAGTAACTACTCAGTACGAACAACTGCCTCAAGAAAAATCAGCACCATGGATACTGACTTTAACTAACCAAAGAGGGTGCATCAAGCAACATAAAGCCAATAAGAAGCTGTAGAATCTATATAAAACTGCAAATTATTTGACATTTATGAACGTTGCAAAGTAATGCCTCAATTCAACCCACACTTGCAGTCCTGTTCTTTGTAGAGATTCAGCAAAGAAGATTAGCAAATTTGCCCTACCTCATGCATGCAAATAATTTTACTTAGTGATGCTTGAAACTGTCTGACAACTACACCCCTAACTGCATTTGTTATCTGCTTAGTTGTCTAATGGAACTAATGTTTGTTAAGTAACAAGGAAACTAGCAAGACCAAAAGAAGGGACAGATTTAAGGATAGCCGATTTTGGAATACAATTTCTAGTATCAAGAAACTAACTTGACGACCCAACTGATGTCATGCTTATGAAATAGTTGACAGCAAATCTGTCATTCCCTATAACTATCTGTCATCCCCCATAACTATCCCGTACTTAGATTCAACCAGCAATTTCCTAGGTAATAAAGGCCCTTCCCAGAAAATATCATCCTTGAAACATAATTGAGGGCCTGAACTGACAGAAATGGCAAGCAGAAGTCTATTTAAAGTCAAATGAGATAGGATGAGTGCAAAATTTTATGTCAAGCTAGGGTCCTAATGTTGCAACAAGGAGATGGGTAAAATTGTTCCATCAGAAAAAAAGAGATGGGTAAAATTGTACATGTTTGCTAATTGTTTTTTACACCGACAATATATGTGTTCCATGCATCTTGCTGCTGAAAAGATGACAATTCTTCGTACTTGACATCACGACCAACAGTAAATTCCTCCAAATTTTCACGGTCATCAGTGTTTGGCATCTGTCGCATCCAAAAACGTACATATTGGAATCCAGCCTCCTCCAAACAGTCCTTAATTTCTGGCAAGGACCACCTGCATCAGCAAGATTATGATCATTTATCTTTTAGTGATATTTTATACGAGAAGAAACAAACAATTCAGTTTGTAATCTGCCGGATAGCTGATGCATCCTAACACTGAAGATTCCTGAGAAATGAGATTTGATGAATAAACAGCTCATGCTCTCAAATAATGCTATAAGATACATTGGGTGCTGCGCACTCATTCCAAACTCAACATTTTACAGGTACCTTTCCATGCTTTCTTCCTGAACTAATTAAAAATAGATTGCAAAACAATCCCGCAGAGCAATATTACACATTGTCAATGGCCAAAAGCCTGCCTACTTGTTCAAGTTGAAAAATGAGTAATGCAATCAAAAAAGTGATAATAACAAGGATAACATGCAAAACTTaaagataaaacttttcaaaCCAGTCTTTAAATACTCAAGGCCAATTTATTCTTAAAACCAACATAATTCATGGGCATTACTATTTTCATCTGCAATCATTGTTCTGCATCAATCAGGCTATTTACAGCAAGCTACTACATAATTTTTGATGACCTAGATACTAGATCAAGGTTCATCATCATGATCATCTAGCTTTTTTCCAACTATTTAGGGAAGATGAAGATAAGGATATGATGCTTTTTAGTAAAGCATTTTTGAATATTAACAAAATCTGGAAGAAGAGGCTATGATAGAACAAGAAATGCCAGATTCCAATCTACATATTAATCTTTCTGTGTAGAGAAATTGAGTTCCTGTACAACCAGCCCAAACATAAGAGGTGTACATGTATAGCGATGCACAAAATCCAAACCTGGCagaatatcatataaatatctggtGCAACATAGATTTGCAAAACAATATCATCATTCATTTGTTGGCTGCAACTTACAAGCGCCAGTCGTATGCAAATGCATGCCGCAGCATCTGCTTCTTTCCAAGATGAAAGTGAAGACTGATTCTTGTCCTGCGGTTTATGATATCAAACTCTGCTTGTTCCCAGACATACTGCACATGAAGCTAAGGAATAAGCCAACAAACAAAACAAGCACTCTCAAGCAAACAAGCACTTACCTTTCCtgatatatgtaaaaaaaatgcCAACATACAAAAATGATGAAAATTGATCAATAGTTTCAGTTGTATTGTTTAACGGAAGCCAGATAataaaagtttatgcaatttttCAAGCAGCCTTATGTAGACTTCCCTATTCATGAAATAGATGGAGATATGAAGACCTTCTAGGTTACCTGTATTCTCATGCTTACAGATCCATCTGTTTAGCTTAAATTCCTGCATCAATTATTACCAAGAGCTGCTCCAGATAGGAAAATTAGCAAGCTTTGAAGGTTAAAAAATAACTTGCTaggtaattattttaaaaaagggTCACCTAAATTTTTCTCCTTGCATAAAAATAGCTTGCCTTCCTATTTGGGAAGTATATTCCAACTATGCATTTGGTACTGCTTACCATATAATCATAAAGTACCTGCTTATGCAGAGTTTACCGGTCACATAATGTGCAGGACTTACTGTAAAGTCAGAGAATCTCCTCTGCAGCCGTAGCTTGCACTCTGAAGATCTACCTCCATATAGGTCCATTACAAAGATACCACCCTTTTTAGACAATGCATGGAAAGCATGCTTAAAGTACAAGACCAAATCTGTGCGTTTGTGGAGGCAACAGCAGCTGTAATTGAATGCACAGATGATGTCTCTGCTGGGCAGAACAGCTTCTTCCATGGTTGAACTGCTAGAGCACATTTGAATGGAATAATCTTCATCTCTTACAACTAGACCTTTCATGAGATCTTCTGCTCTGTGTTTGACCAGGCAGGCTTTATGAGGCTGCAAAACATTACCATGGAAAAGGGAGATCCTAGAATATCCATCAGCCCCAACCTTATTTAAATTGTTCTCCAGGCACCAGTTAAGTGCCTCAAGGTCCAAATCTAGACCCACTGCTGTCCGTCTTGGGTCACTATGGAGCCACTCAGAACTGCCAAATACAAAAGGGATGAGCTACTTTAGTCCCGAAATTACAATCACAAAAGGAAAAGGAACATGAGACATATGTGATCCAAATGACAATCTAAGAACCACATCTTAGAAGTAAAAGGAGCAACTGAGCAAgacaattggaaaaaaaaaaaaacaagagcaGCTTATGAAGCCAAGTTCTTCTAAATGCATCCAATAGTGGTCAGTGAAGTCCACCATTCTTTTCATACTCAATTATTGGGATGATCCTGCATAATTAATACAGAATTTGATGCTACCTTCCTCATCAGTTTTTCTCTTTTCACTGACCAAGTTATATGAAGATTTTGCTTTTTTGGCAAATGATATCAACAAAAAGCATGTTTCCAAGAGTGAGACAAGCATTATTGTTTTTATTTCCCAAAGtaatgaaatttaatttttacagGGAATGCACATGGAAACGAGAACTCAAATCAGGAATAATTGCCAAGGGATACTCAAAACCAACTTTTCTTTTGTCCATGATATTACTAACGTTAGAGAaaggagggaggggggagaggaggggggagagagaaagagagatgattCCATCAAATATGAGGCAAGGTGACAACTAGGTGTTTTTCTTTGAAAGTACTATGAAGATGTGGATTCTTAATAAAGCTTACAGTAAGGTGGCAGTGGGTCCCACAGAGAAATTTATAAGCTCATAATAAGGCTTGAGATACACATGCTCCTCGTGTTTTCATATCTCCCCATCCTTCTAAATAATAGTCAGGAAGAAAATAATCCCACTATTTTTGAACTATAATACATGGATCAAAATACTCTCCATtcacaggaagaaaaaaaaaaaggcacccATATCAGCATGGTTTTCAAAACCGGACTGAACCACCTGGTTCAGGACGTCTTGAACCGGATCGGCACTGAACCAGATCGGTTCGGCCCGATTTTCAGCACCCgaccaaaaaaaaatagagagagaaccgCCCGGTTCAGCCCTGAACCGGACAGTTTCAGTCTGAACCAGGCGGTAAGCAGCTTTATCGAGCCGAACTGCCCGGTTTGACCTTCTTTCAATATAATTTGAGATAGAGAAGAAGTCTTTCGACTTCTTCTCTGCTTCTCAGTATCTCTTTCTCCGTATCTTACTCCCTAACACCGAGAGGCGTAGGAAGACTCAAAGAATACGTGGATTAAAGCTTTTTAAGATATGTTTCTTAAAACCatgctctcttcctctcttttttttttgaaaaattcgtgaaaaataaaaaaataaggggAAAccatgtcaatttttttttgacataattttaatatatattatagatctatggatgatctacacaatgacactaaaatcattaattttcgttaagtatataattttttaaattaaaaatatatttttaaataaaaatttaaaaaaaataaatttcaaaaaataaatataaaattagattattgttTAGGGACTTTCAAGCTATTTTGGACATAAATTTGGTGCTCATTTATCAGCATTTTAATATATCTTGAGCATAATGGCCTAGGCCtaaatgtgaaaaaaaaacaGCATTTCATGTATATCCaccatctaaaaaaattatatagtatCCATGGCAAGATTCTATatggatctaaaatcaaattattttttcataattttttaaattcttaatatattttattttaaaaaaaatttaaaaatgaataaataatttaaaaaatataaaaaaattagataatcgAAATTTATCATTTTTACGTAATTATTGAAGTGATGTGCTTATCAATTTTCAGAAATAGATCCATCAAGATAGAAAAAGACTCAGAACGTGACATTGATTGGGAGCATAAGGAGATGCTCTCAGGTCGGCATCATTAAAGATGTAAATAATATAGCATagaactcaagagaagaagagttACACAGTTGAAGCAACATTTGACTGGCGGCTATTCGGATGTAGTTATGTACATAAGTGTCCACAAGAGGTCTATCAGTTAATGAAGAAACACTTCGCTGATTTTAAAGTAGCGAAAGAAAGAAATTTGATAAAGCAGGCAGAGATGGATCGTCGAGCAACAGAACAACCTTCCTATCACTTTAGAAAGTCAGAGAAAAGATCTGTTCTAGATGATGAGCAGGCATAAATCGATGCTATCATTCGGACGAGCTTGGATGATCAGTACAGATAGAGGTAGTCAGGCACAGAGCTCAATTTGGACCATCAGCTTATGAGGATGGATCAGGCACAGGAAGCACTGCAGCAGAGTCTGAGTCACGATTTAGGATGACATCCTCAGTTAGAGAGCCCGCTTGTAGAGGCACTAGCCATCTTGCATGCATGTTAGGAGCATTTGGCAGTAGAAAAAATTCTCTAGAAAGATTCCAACAAAAGCCACTATCCATGACTTGGATCCATATGTATTTTCTAGTAGAGATTCCAAGCAACAGAggattgatactatgttgaaaaagataagaaaaaaaatatgtgacGAGCTATTAGATCTTAGTTTCACTTTAGTCACATCTCAGTGAATGCAGCAAACAACCCATACTATCGCTCTGTCATTTCATCTATACAGGATGTCGGTTTAGGTGTAGATTTTCTAGGACCAAGGAATATCCATGATAAGAGGACCAAGGAATATCCATGGTAAGCTTTTTGATCATAATAAGAAGGATCTTAAAAAATAGATTACCTCATATCAAAGCAAGTGGCCAGTATATGGGTTGACTGTGATATGTGATGGTTGAACTGATCCTAATAGATGAAACATCATCAACTTTTTGACATATTGTGATGGaagaatattttttcataagtctgTTGATGCTTTAGCTGAGGTGCACGATGTCAGCTACATTCTCATATTGATGAAGGAGGTGATTGATCAGATAGGAGAGCGGAATATCGTGCAGGTTATTACAGATAATGGATCACAGTATAAGACTACAGGAGAGATACTGATGAAGCAACGACCGCATATTTTTTAGATTCCATATGCTGCACATTGTATCAGTCTGATGTTGATGGATATTGAAAAGATTCATAGGATGCAGAAGATAGTAGAGTCAGCACAGAGCatcactagattcatctacaaccataTATGGGTCCTATCATTGATACGGCAGTTTGCTGGGAGTGATATATTGAGACCAGATGTCACATAATTTGCTACTAATTATATGGCACTTGATAGTCTGATTGAAAAAAAAGTATATCTGTATTAGATGTTTGTCAGTCCTGAGTGGCAACAGAGTAAATATGTTCGGATAGGCACTGAGAGAAGCAATATGGAGAGTTTGGTGACGAGACAGTCATTCTGACAGCAGATCGAGAAGATAGTGGCGGCTATCAAGCCTCTATACCAAGTGGTTCGGGTCATGGATGGTGAGCGATACCCCTAGATGGACTTCTTATATTATATGATGGAGAGGGCAAAAGAACAAATCAAAATGGCAGATCCACAGTGTGTTGATGAGTACATCAGAATCACTGACCATCGATGGAGCTATCAAATGGGTAGGAAGTTACAATTAACAGATAAGCAGCAAATCAAAAACTCTTTCAAAATctgtataaataaatttaatcaattatGAAAATCTATGTACAGCTTATTATCTGAACTCGAGGTTCAGTACTCTATACTTGGTATTGGTATGGATGAAGAGCTTTTGTCTACCCTACGAAATGTAATAGACAAGATGGAGCCCGATCCAAACATCATGGTTATGTGTCTTGAACAAATAAAATTCAATGATGTTTATTAACTTAGATGTATCTTCAACAACTTgaatatttttagaatttttaattgatttaagtaTTTTAGAATCCAATGATATCTAGTCCAtgcattaattatttatgatgtaaaataacATAATATCATGCTTAGATTCGTGTCACATGCAATTAAAGATGTATTGAATTGATACGAATATTAATGaatattactaaatattattttagactttaaattatttaataatccataaaaatttgattggacacctcccatccaaaaaaaagaaaaaaaaattgacatgcCAGTTTAGCCAGCACGCCGCCATACCGTTTGTCGATACCATATCGAATCGATACCGTACAAACCATCCAGTGATTGAGACAGTCATCGATACCGATTTTCAAAACCTTGCATTTTAGTATCTAGATCCTTCTAATAAATAAAAGAGAGAACTTCTATTGAAAGGGTTAAAGATGCCAATGGATAAAAGTAACATGTGGAAAAACAGTCATCCCTCAAGATGTGGCATTACAGGGACACAAAAAGCCAATACCAAAGCCTCATGTGGGGCAACCTAACCAAGAGGCTTCCTTTGACAAGGGCTGCTAAAGTAGCTCCAGCCTCGACAAGATGAATCATCTATGAGATGTTCATAATGTTGCATAATGTTATAGTCACTAAAACTACTAGAGCACTAGAGAAGTGGGAAGAAGAATAGCATGGCTCACACAGAATCCTTCAAAATTCTACTGGTCAAACAAACGATATCGAGCCAATCACATTTACTATAATCcctaaccattaattaaattctttttgtaTCATTCCAATTATTGAACTTGAGATACAAATACCAAGAAGGCAGCTCACAGATTTATGATTTCTAAAGGGAGCACTTTCTCACTCCAACATCATGAGGGAGATGAGTGCAGAGTAGAGGTGGAGTGTTTATGTTCTTCTTGGTGAGAAGAATCTCGACCTGGTATTTTGTAGTAATCTATCAGACTTTTGGAAGGCATCCAATTTTTTAGCTTCTAGGAAGCCTTGAACCAGGTGACAGATCTTGTGCTAAAGTTTAGTTAAGAAATCCACACATTACAATGGTTGTTGCAAGAACTAGAAGTTAATCCCCTTCAATCTCGACCAGATAAAGTTGAAAGATATGATGCCATGCAGTGTATGAGGCTTCACAGATTGGAAATAGGAATTATTTGTTCATTAGTAAAAGAAACATGAGGGGAGATGCATATCAGTGAGAAATCTCTCTGATGCAAAAAAAACAGTCATCTCCAATAATTTTGATGCATGGTGcagtacacaaaaaaaaaaaaaggacacccAAATGTTAGAGCAACAGCAACATTTTTAATCTAAAAGATCAAATAAGAAAATAgaagatttaatgaacagaaagcAAGATAGCAAGTCCCAAGACCAGAAACAACTGATGGTTCAGACCTAATAACTCATTTAAGTtccagaggaaagaaaagaaagaagggggggggggggtgcgtGCGGGGCGGACAGGGGGGCAGAAAACACTTTAGACCATTCCACTTAGTagctctcttttttccttttaatctgcactgaaaaaacaaaaaaaaaatcattgtgcTAGCCaacaaagcaagaaaaaaaaaactactatAGTGGTAGATATAGGTGGCCACACTAACATCCCTAGAGTCATTCATCAAGAAAATGTGCTGCATGTATTACTGTTGGTTCTGTCCAATTGAATTAACTCTTCCCAATCTAAATGCATCACCACCAGTACAAATGAGCTTCAGATCattcttttcactttcttttgTTTTCCCAATCTCTTGAAACACCCCAGGGAGTCCAAAGGCCCTGTTTGGTTctgtttttcccccttttttccatttttaaaataaaaacacAGAATCTGATGCTGAAAGCATGAAACATGTTTTGTTACCTTGTTTCTATTTTATTAAACAACTTTTGCTatttctagaaaaagtgaaagtgATTCAAGAGTGGAAGTGAAATTTTTACTTCCACCTTTTTTATAAAAATGGattttcacctctctcatcccCTCCACCTGACCTCTACATAATCTCTGCCTAACCTCCCCATGTTTGCCATAAGCACATCGTCGAGCGCATCACCACCGCCGAGCGCATCACTGCTGTCAAGCACATCCGCCTCTCCTACCTAGCCAACGGCAGGATTGAGTCTACAGTTGGCCTCCTCCACTGGACTCACGTCCTCCCCCCCTTCATCTCCCCTGCTCTGCCTTCTCCTATGCCCCCCACGAGCCCCCTGTCATTGGTGACGACAATGGCATTGCCTACTAGCGTTGCAGCCATCCAGGTGGCCATCGTTACTGCCATCTCCAACATCATCCAGACCTGATTCATCCTCGAGACCCTTGGCAAGTGCCTCAACCACGAGTCCATCAATGATGTTCGAGCTTCCACCGGCTCCTCTTGGTGCTGCCTCTCAACATCAACATGGTCAAGTGGCTCCTCTTGTTGTTTAAAAAAGTGTAAACCAAACATGTTCTCCATTgtcaaaaatatgagaaaaatgaAATAGAATTCCtgtctccaattttttttaaaacaaaagtGACAACAATGCCAAATGCAACCTTAATGAATAGAAAGCAAAGTCGCAAGTCTCCAAATGAGAACAAAAGACTGCTATTGATGGTAAGGAGCAAGGTTCGCTGTCTCAATATGATACCATCGTATTATAATGTCAATATACAATTCCATACAGTACAGCTATATATACCAATTGTTGCTATGATACAGTACAACATACTAATTTGGTACCAATATGGTACAGTATATTCGGTACAGCACAATACTGACCGGTACAACGAACCTTTTGTCAAGAGACCCAATAACTCATTTAAGttctagagagagaagaaagggatGAAAGAAAACGCTTTAGACCAATCAACTAAATaactctcttttttccttttaatctgcactaaaaaaacaaaaagaaaatcttTGTGGCAGCCAACAAAGGAAGAAAAATATACAACAGTAGTAGATATGGGCAGCCAAACCAAACATCCCTATGGTCACTCATCAGGAAAAAGTGCTGCATATATTATGGATGGTTCTATCCAATTGAATAAACTCTTCTCAATCTAAATGCATCAATACCAGTCCAAATGAGCTTTAGATCattcttttcactttcttttttTCCCTGATCTCTTGAAGCACCCCAGGGACACAATGCTCCTCCCGAGTGGTGTTATGAACTTAACTTTGGTCAAACTTGTTATTTGAAATACAAGCATCATT
The sequence above is a segment of the Elaeis guineensis isolate ETL-2024a chromosome 7, EG11, whole genome shotgun sequence genome. Coding sequences within it:
- the LOC105061382 gene encoding uncharacterized protein; amino-acid sequence: MGKRGKKLSERQKPRCFPLAGDDEDDDVLPSSAYDLPSPPTRDQEGGEEEKTEEVEDEEEQNGDGEGRAEEWASSGPPSKFHLYQRSVQSPKGDISYMQKFFLMYVGGRFPLHLQEDFCGTALLSSEWLHSDPRRTAVGLDLDLEALNWCLENNLNKVGADGYSRISLFHGNVLQPHKACLVKHRAEDLMKGLVVRDEDYSIQMCSSSSTMEEAVLPSRDIICAFNYSCCCLHKRTDLVLYFKHAFHALSKKGGIFVMDLYGGRSSECKLRLQRRFSDFTYVWEQAEFDIINRRTRISLHFHLGKKQMLRHAFAYDWRLWSLPEIKDCLEEAGFQYVRFWMRQMPNTDDRENLEEFTVGRDVKYEELSSFQQQDAWNTYIVGVKNN